A stretch of Myxococcus hansupus DNA encodes these proteins:
- a CDS encoding DUF4097 family beta strand repeat-containing protein produces MVLPLLLVLAAAPASQTWKFGTDGTPAVHIANVDGAVRVDGVDGNDVIFEVVREGLEKSRNEVEVEVVQTGDDIRARVCCGPCEEGMQTCRQKMQPVRFTVKVPRGTRLEVATVGGPVTVNGVAGAQEVATVGGRVEVNGSEGRLDVSTVEGSVTLAPRKIVTTSVSSVGGDVRLKLPAKADARLEFSSVSGRFNDSAAMLGRREKTYGAGTQSVEVSTVSGSLSVQP; encoded by the coding sequence ATGGTCCTGCCCCTGCTGCTTGTCCTCGCCGCCGCGCCCGCCTCCCAGACGTGGAAGTTCGGAACGGATGGTACGCCTGCTGTCCACATCGCCAATGTTGATGGCGCGGTGCGCGTAGATGGGGTAGACGGGAATGACGTGATTTTCGAGGTTGTTAGGGAAGGCCTGGAGAAATCTCGGAACGAAGTGGAAGTGGAGGTCGTCCAAACAGGAGACGACATCCGAGCGCGGGTTTGTTGCGGTCCGTGTGAAGAAGGAATGCAGACCTGCCGTCAGAAGATGCAGCCGGTCCGGTTCACGGTGAAGGTGCCCCGGGGGACGCGTCTGGAAGTGGCGACGGTGGGAGGCCCGGTGACGGTGAACGGGGTGGCGGGGGCGCAGGAGGTGGCGACCGTCGGTGGCCGTGTGGAAGTCAACGGTTCCGAGGGGCGGTTGGACGTCAGCACGGTGGAAGGCAGCGTGACACTGGCACCACGGAAAATCGTGACTACTTCTGTGTCCTCGGTGGGCGGGGATGTCCGGCTGAAGCTGCCGGCCAAGGCGGACGCGAGATTGGAATTCAGTTCGGTCAGCGGTCGTTTCAACGACAGCGCCGCGATGCTGGGGCGCCGCGAAAAGACTTACGGCGCGGGCACCCAGTCAGTCGAAGTCAGCACGGTCAGCGGCTCGCTCTCCGTGCAGCCATAG
- the exoK gene encoding spore coat polysaccharide biosynthesis glycosyltransferase ExoK, whose product MRREEARMGQEPLRLVQFTRSFHIGGTEVQVLELLRGLPPSYRLQVSVLDDSGPLIGAVWKLGHAPAAFPLKGSVVQANTAYQVYRMARWLRQHRVELVHVHDFYSTMVAVPAAKLAGTKVIVGRLDLSHWQGRARRAVHSRLTRMADHVIGNAEAIRNQLITEEGLPASRVSVIHNGLDLPRFESRRREGLRGPLPETGGAPVVVHVANMSHPVKRQEDLLLALAMLRHEGVKLHAFLVGDGERRPGLEKLAGELGVRDIVHFLRHRTDVPAIYARANFGVLCSTAEGMSNAVMEGMAAGLPMVVTRVGGNTDLVRDGERGLVVDPERPAQLAQAFRQLLSNPEKAREMGKAARDFVARELSLEKMVRRHDALYQRIVRGTDA is encoded by the coding sequence ATGCGGCGTGAGGAAGCGCGGATGGGGCAAGAGCCCCTTCGCCTGGTTCAGTTCACCCGGTCTTTCCACATTGGAGGGACCGAGGTGCAGGTGTTGGAGCTGCTGCGGGGGCTGCCCCCCAGCTACCGGTTGCAGGTGTCCGTGCTGGATGACTCGGGGCCGCTCATTGGCGCGGTGTGGAAGCTGGGGCACGCGCCCGCGGCCTTCCCGCTCAAGGGCTCCGTGGTGCAGGCGAACACGGCGTATCAGGTGTACCGCATGGCGCGCTGGCTCCGGCAGCACCGGGTGGAGCTGGTGCATGTGCACGACTTCTATTCGACGATGGTGGCCGTGCCGGCCGCGAAGCTTGCGGGCACCAAGGTCATCGTCGGCCGGTTGGACCTGTCGCATTGGCAGGGGCGGGCGCGGCGCGCCGTGCACTCGCGGCTGACGCGCATGGCGGACCACGTGATTGGCAACGCGGAGGCCATCCGCAACCAGCTCATCACCGAGGAGGGTCTGCCCGCCTCGCGCGTCTCCGTCATCCACAACGGCCTGGATTTGCCGCGCTTCGAGTCGCGCCGGCGCGAGGGCCTGCGCGGCCCCCTGCCCGAGACGGGCGGCGCGCCAGTGGTGGTCCACGTGGCCAACATGAGCCACCCGGTGAAGCGGCAGGAGGACCTGCTGCTCGCCCTGGCGATGCTGCGCCACGAGGGCGTGAAGCTGCATGCCTTCCTCGTGGGCGACGGCGAGCGCCGCCCCGGCCTGGAGAAGCTCGCGGGGGAGCTGGGGGTGCGCGACATCGTTCACTTCCTGCGACACCGCACGGACGTGCCCGCCATCTACGCGCGGGCGAACTTCGGCGTCCTCTGTTCCACCGCGGAGGGCATGTCCAACGCCGTCATGGAGGGCATGGCCGCGGGGCTCCCCATGGTGGTGACACGGGTGGGTGGCAACACCGACCTCGTCCGCGACGGCGAGCGGGGCCTGGTGGTGGACCCCGAGCGCCCCGCACAGCTCGCTCAGGCCTTCCGCCAATTGCTCTCGAATCCCGAGAAGGCGAGAGAGATGGGCAAGGCCGCGCGGGACTTCGTCGCGCGTGAGCTGTCATTGGAGAAGATGGTCCGCCGCCATGACGCGCTGTACCAACGCATCGTGCGGGGTACCGACGCCTGA
- the exoJ gene encoding spore coat polysaccharide polymerase ExoJ yields the protein MVLGEQGQRRDVWAFYALTAFAAVMYAVPGEWIPALAPLRLALVTSGVAAGLMVIRRLGRAEPLYVDGSRGLSLIAFSTLAVASVGWSVNPEVTTTTGVELLKLTAIYITFVNVITTGRRLAVVCGAMVLASVVTSIGAINWYLVGEDLVEGFRARWVGVYADPNHMAMNLALVVPLAVAFVARKGSAWVWRLACLVAAGLAVAAIVVSHSRGGFIGLSVAMGLWAIREKRRIQSIVVGSLFVLGLLVFAPQSFWQRNETVAEFHEDASAMGRVYAWQVASRISLDKPLLGVGAGSFRYAWPMYAPPEARRAYVAHNIFLDVIGELGWVGLAFFMVFAGGAAGGAFEASRDKEIGWLARALSASVAGYLVCDLFSGYILSAHCYVLFGLAAAAHRIARATEAAADMQRVPAPREPVVATWEGSGHAA from the coding sequence ATGGTGCTGGGAGAGCAGGGGCAGCGCCGTGACGTGTGGGCCTTCTATGCGCTGACCGCCTTCGCGGCGGTGATGTACGCGGTTCCGGGTGAGTGGATTCCGGCGCTCGCGCCGCTTCGCCTCGCGCTGGTGACGTCTGGCGTGGCGGCGGGGCTCATGGTGATTCGCAGGTTGGGCCGGGCGGAGCCGCTGTATGTGGACGGCTCGCGCGGCCTGTCGCTCATCGCCTTTTCGACATTGGCGGTGGCCTCCGTCGGCTGGTCCGTGAATCCGGAGGTCACGACGACCACGGGCGTCGAGCTGTTGAAGCTGACGGCCATCTACATCACGTTCGTCAACGTCATCACCACGGGCCGCCGGCTGGCGGTGGTGTGCGGGGCCATGGTGCTCGCGTCGGTGGTGACGTCCATTGGCGCCATCAACTGGTACCTGGTGGGCGAGGACCTGGTGGAAGGCTTCCGCGCGCGCTGGGTGGGCGTCTACGCGGACCCCAACCACATGGCCATGAATCTGGCCCTGGTGGTGCCGCTGGCCGTGGCCTTCGTGGCGCGCAAGGGCAGCGCCTGGGTGTGGCGGCTGGCGTGTCTGGTGGCGGCGGGCCTCGCGGTGGCGGCCATCGTCGTCTCCCACTCGCGCGGTGGCTTCATTGGTTTGTCGGTGGCCATGGGCTTGTGGGCCATCCGTGAGAAGCGCCGCATCCAGTCCATCGTCGTGGGCTCGCTCTTCGTGCTGGGCCTGCTCGTCTTCGCGCCGCAGAGCTTCTGGCAGCGCAACGAGACGGTGGCCGAGTTCCACGAGGATGCGTCCGCCATGGGCCGCGTCTACGCGTGGCAGGTGGCCAGCCGCATCAGCCTGGACAAGCCGCTGTTGGGCGTGGGCGCGGGCAGCTTCCGCTACGCGTGGCCCATGTACGCGCCGCCCGAGGCGCGCCGCGCGTACGTGGCGCACAACATCTTCCTGGATGTGATTGGCGAGCTGGGCTGGGTGGGACTGGCGTTCTTCATGGTGTTCGCGGGCGGCGCGGCGGGCGGGGCCTTCGAGGCGTCGCGAGACAAGGAGATTGGCTGGCTGGCGCGGGCGCTGTCCGCGTCGGTGGCGGGCTATCTCGTGTGTGACTTGTTCTCCGGCTACATCCTGTCCGCGCACTGCTACGTGCTCTTTGGTTTGGCGGCGGCGGCGCACCGCATCGCGCGGGCGACGGAAGCCGCGGCGGACATGCAACGGGTTCCGGCTCCTCGCGAGCCGGTGGTGGCGACGTGGGAGGGGTCCGGACATGCGGCGTGA
- a CDS encoding DUF6178 family protein gives MSENGNGKDVQLAPRELRQRLMRLSPRQRVDALLDVAEARALVRSMPAEDLYVTIQELGLADATELVQLASPGQFRAFVDLGGWQRDKLDSHAVLTWLRAARGGVDDTAEFLRKLHAVDLEVVEYLLREFVEVHDLEENPDVNPPGVTMETPEGRYLIEIKVEGVEMSAVRMLLNDLLAENPFEAVRLLEAVRWELPSEMEETAYQFRRGRLADLGFPSLEDAVALFSRMDVAPSPTAAARPGLVPQSGHVDYLEAAFRGLTLMEALNAEDELREVASAALVADLADPGDLDAIRRASETVRDYLSLGLEHLTGADTERATDVLRDTPMRRIFQTGFSLTLQLKFRADRLMKLPGALLEGVLMVLPEEAAAIVALRQKRPRRALRVEGAEPVPFRSRRELAASEALLARAEAQIPLLRGALGGNDDAAREALARFGVSLETLGVERLFAAVVAMAVLEERADPRPVPLGRVVELGQRLFEGTPDAPRVRDSAAERARKGLEPVVPPEAHAELHRLVGVTLSRLLEELGTAWLQDGRLEPVASAILPMESAPIP, from the coding sequence GTGTCCGAGAACGGAAATGGCAAGGACGTGCAGCTCGCCCCACGGGAGCTGCGTCAGCGGTTGATGAGGCTGTCCCCGCGTCAGCGCGTGGACGCCCTCCTGGATGTCGCGGAGGCACGGGCGCTGGTCCGCTCGATGCCGGCCGAGGACCTCTACGTCACCATCCAGGAGCTGGGGCTGGCGGACGCGACGGAGCTGGTGCAGCTCGCGTCGCCCGGGCAGTTCCGCGCCTTCGTGGACCTGGGCGGCTGGCAGCGCGACAAGCTGGACTCACACGCCGTCCTCACCTGGCTGCGCGCGGCGCGGGGCGGGGTGGATGACACGGCCGAGTTCCTGCGCAAGCTGCACGCGGTGGACCTGGAGGTGGTGGAGTACCTCCTGCGCGAGTTCGTCGAGGTGCATGACCTGGAGGAGAACCCGGACGTCAACCCGCCGGGCGTGACGATGGAGACGCCCGAGGGGCGCTACCTCATTGAAATCAAGGTGGAGGGCGTGGAGATGTCCGCCGTCCGGATGCTCCTCAACGACCTCCTGGCGGAGAACCCCTTCGAGGCGGTGCGCCTGCTGGAGGCGGTGCGCTGGGAGCTGCCCAGTGAGATGGAGGAGACGGCGTACCAGTTCCGCCGCGGCCGGCTCGCGGACCTGGGCTTCCCGTCACTGGAGGACGCCGTGGCGCTCTTCAGCCGCATGGACGTGGCGCCTTCGCCCACGGCCGCTGCGCGCCCCGGACTGGTGCCGCAGTCAGGCCACGTGGACTACCTGGAAGCGGCCTTCCGGGGGCTGACGTTGATGGAGGCCCTGAACGCGGAGGACGAGCTGCGCGAGGTGGCCAGCGCCGCGCTGGTGGCGGACCTGGCGGACCCCGGAGACCTGGACGCCATCCGCCGCGCCAGCGAGACGGTGCGCGACTACCTGTCGCTGGGGCTCGAGCACCTGACGGGCGCGGACACGGAGCGCGCCACGGACGTCCTGCGGGACACGCCCATGCGGCGCATCTTCCAGACGGGCTTCTCCCTGACGCTCCAGCTCAAGTTCCGCGCGGACCGGCTGATGAAGCTGCCGGGGGCCCTGCTGGAGGGCGTGCTGATGGTGCTGCCGGAGGAGGCCGCCGCCATCGTGGCGCTGCGGCAGAAGCGGCCCCGGCGGGCGCTGCGCGTGGAGGGCGCGGAGCCGGTGCCGTTCCGCTCCCGTCGCGAGCTGGCCGCCAGCGAGGCGCTGCTGGCCCGCGCGGAGGCGCAGATTCCCTTGCTGCGCGGCGCCCTGGGCGGCAACGACGACGCGGCCCGGGAGGCGTTGGCGCGCTTCGGTGTGTCCCTGGAGACGCTGGGCGTGGAGCGGCTCTTCGCCGCGGTGGTGGCCATGGCGGTGTTGGAGGAGCGCGCTGATCCACGCCCGGTCCCGCTGGGCCGCGTGGTGGAGCTGGGCCAGCGCCTCTTCGAGGGCACCCCGGACGCACCGCGCGTGCGTGACTCCGCGGCCGAGCGCGCCCGGAAGGGGCTGGAGCCCGTGGTGCCCCCCGAGGCCCACGCGGAGCTGCACCGGCTGGTGGGGGTGACGCTGTCCCGGCTCCTGGAGGAACTGGGAACGGCGTGGCTCCAGGACGGCCGGCTGGAGCCGGTGGCCTCGGCGATCCTTCCGATGGAGTCCGCCCCCATCCCGTAG
- the yihA gene encoding ribosome biogenesis GTP-binding protein YihA/YsxC: MIKLIDARFVTTAVEPKGYPTDHTAEVAFVGRSNVGKSSMINALTGRRKLVRVSNTPGRTRTLNFFDVELERGGIRHQLRLADLPGYGFAKASKSDKAQWEKMITTYLEKRHRLEAVVSIIDSEVGPTPDDLATLDYLHAHKRRVLVVATKVDRLTKARRKPRMIELSKAMDVPLEVILPFSSTEKLGVDEVWGALLDTFGKSTRV, translated from the coding sequence GTGATCAAGCTCATTGACGCCCGCTTCGTCACCACCGCCGTGGAGCCCAAGGGCTACCCGACGGACCACACGGCGGAGGTGGCCTTCGTCGGCCGCTCCAACGTGGGCAAGTCCTCCATGATCAACGCGCTCACCGGCCGCAGGAAGCTGGTGCGTGTGTCCAACACGCCGGGGCGCACCCGGACGCTGAACTTCTTCGACGTGGAGCTGGAGCGCGGCGGCATCCGCCACCAGCTCCGCCTGGCGGACCTGCCCGGCTATGGCTTCGCCAAGGCCAGCAAGTCGGACAAGGCCCAGTGGGAGAAGATGATCACCACCTACCTGGAGAAGCGGCACCGCCTGGAGGCCGTGGTCAGCATCATCGACTCGGAGGTGGGCCCCACGCCGGACGACCTGGCGACGCTGGACTACCTCCATGCCCACAAGCGCCGCGTGCTGGTGGTGGCCACCAAGGTGGACCGGCTCACCAAGGCCCGCCGCAAGCCCCGCATGATTGAGCTCTCCAAGGCCATGGACGTCCCCCTGGAGGTCATCCTCCCGTTCTCCTCCACGGAGAAGCTGGGCGTGGACGAGGTCTGGGGCGCGCTGCTCGACACCTTCGGCAAGTCCACCCGCGTCTGA
- a CDS encoding cytochrome c3 family protein has protein sequence MLAAAGAAGGADFVGPDSCKGCHPEAYDAWMQSKHARAESSLTEQQKKDGRCLSCHSPEQVTQATVNVTCETCHGGGQYYSPEYVMKDSELARLVGLVDPSEKQCRSCHDASSPSLRPFDFKESLKAIDHWSAERARRAAGTDPSVKK, from the coding sequence GTGCTGGCCGCCGCTGGGGCGGCCGGGGGCGCGGACTTCGTAGGCCCGGATAGCTGCAAGGGCTGCCACCCGGAGGCGTACGACGCCTGGATGCAGTCGAAGCATGCCCGGGCGGAGAGCTCGCTGACCGAGCAGCAGAAGAAGGACGGGCGCTGTCTGTCCTGCCATTCACCGGAGCAGGTCACCCAGGCGACCGTGAATGTCACCTGTGAAACGTGCCACGGCGGGGGCCAGTACTACTCACCCGAGTACGTGATGAAGGACTCGGAGCTGGCGCGCCTGGTGGGTCTGGTGGACCCGTCGGAGAAGCAGTGCCGCTCCTGCCACGACGCCTCGTCGCCCTCCCTACGGCCGTTCGACTTCAAGGAGTCGCTCAAGGCCATCGACCACTGGTCCGCCGAGCGCGCCCGCCGCGCCGCCGGGACGGATCCGTCGGTCAAGAAATGA
- the coaE gene encoding dephospho-CoA kinase (Dephospho-CoA kinase (CoaE) performs the final step in coenzyme A biosynthesis.) produces MHVFGLTGGIASGKSTVTRVLRELGAVVLDADVIAREVVEPGTPGLAAVAARFPGVVGADGRLDRAKLGARVFADPAERAALNDITHPLVRQAFMDKLQALEAQGVAHVVYDVPLLIESGMHAWMEGVAVVWVPREVQKARLMSRDGLDDAAAESRLAAQLPLDDKRAHATWVIDNSGGQDATRAQVETMWRAMLARG; encoded by the coding sequence GTGCACGTCTTTGGCCTGACGGGAGGCATCGCCTCCGGGAAGAGCACCGTCACCCGCGTCCTCCGGGAGCTGGGCGCGGTGGTGCTGGACGCGGACGTGATTGCCCGCGAGGTGGTGGAGCCCGGCACGCCGGGCCTCGCCGCGGTGGCCGCGCGCTTTCCGGGCGTCGTGGGCGCGGACGGCCGGTTGGACCGGGCGAAGCTGGGCGCGCGCGTCTTCGCCGACCCCGCCGAGCGCGCCGCGCTCAACGACATCACCCACCCGCTGGTGCGCCAGGCCTTCATGGACAAGCTCCAGGCGCTGGAGGCCCAGGGCGTGGCGCACGTCGTCTACGACGTCCCGCTCCTCATCGAGAGCGGCATGCACGCCTGGATGGAGGGCGTGGCGGTGGTGTGGGTCCCCCGGGAGGTCCAGAAGGCCCGGCTGATGTCGCGGGATGGCCTGGATGACGCCGCCGCCGAGAGCCGGCTGGCCGCCCAGCTTCCCCTGGATGACAAGCGCGCGCACGCCACCTGGGTCATCGACAACAGCGGTGGACAGGACGCCACCCGGGCCCAGGTGGAAACGATGTGGCGCGCCATGCTCGCGCGCGGCTGA
- a CDS encoding SDR family oxidoreductase, which yields MSETRKKSTAGTYFLTGYPGFIGKRLVEHIAREDPKGHIYALVQPKSFKEAQQHAARVKGAKVELLTGDVVDMHLGLSGEEYQRLCERVTDIFHLAAVAQLGVAKETAWRVNVDGTRNMLELARDCGKLSRFSYFSTCYVSGDRVGVIAEDELDRGQAFRNAYEETKFQAERLVQRAGATLPITVFRPSSVVGDSRTGEIDRFEGPYYLGILLVTSPLVVPLPLPGNGVAPLNVVPVDFVVEAVWRLSKDARAQGSTFHLVDPNPMSARRVYELIAEKSNKKLPRFNLSARAADVMLRLPLLEKLARPQRAAISYVNHLAIYNCHNTLELLDGTGVRCPPLASYLDQLVAYVREQYRKRREGSEEDDPLDQGIARDAEGH from the coding sequence ATGAGCGAGACGCGCAAGAAGTCCACGGCCGGGACGTACTTCCTCACCGGCTACCCCGGGTTCATCGGCAAGCGGCTGGTGGAACACATCGCCCGCGAGGACCCCAAGGGGCACATCTACGCGCTGGTACAGCCCAAGTCCTTCAAGGAGGCGCAGCAGCACGCGGCCCGCGTGAAGGGCGCCAAGGTGGAGCTGCTCACCGGCGACGTGGTGGACATGCACCTGGGCCTGTCCGGCGAGGAGTATCAGCGCCTCTGCGAGCGGGTGACGGACATCTTCCACCTGGCGGCGGTGGCCCAGTTGGGCGTGGCCAAGGAGACCGCGTGGCGGGTGAACGTGGACGGCACCCGCAACATGCTGGAGCTGGCCCGGGACTGCGGGAAGCTGTCGCGCTTCAGCTACTTCTCCACCTGCTACGTGTCCGGCGACCGCGTGGGCGTCATCGCCGAGGACGAGCTGGACCGGGGCCAGGCCTTCCGCAACGCCTACGAGGAGACGAAGTTCCAGGCGGAGCGGCTGGTGCAGCGCGCGGGCGCCACCCTGCCCATCACCGTCTTCCGTCCGTCCAGCGTGGTGGGTGATTCGCGCACGGGCGAAATCGACCGCTTCGAGGGGCCCTACTACCTGGGCATCCTGCTGGTGACGTCCCCGCTGGTGGTCCCCCTCCCCCTGCCGGGCAACGGCGTGGCGCCGCTGAACGTGGTGCCGGTGGACTTCGTGGTGGAGGCCGTGTGGCGCCTGTCCAAGGACGCGCGCGCCCAGGGCAGCACCTTCCACCTGGTGGACCCCAACCCGATGAGCGCGCGGCGCGTGTACGAGCTCATCGCGGAGAAGTCGAACAAGAAGCTGCCGCGCTTCAACCTCTCCGCCCGGGCCGCGGACGTCATGCTGCGGCTGCCATTGCTGGAGAAGCTGGCCCGCCCGCAGCGCGCCGCCATCAGCTACGTCAACCACCTGGCCATCTACAACTGCCACAACACGCTGGAGCTGCTGGACGGCACCGGGGTGCGCTGCCCTCCCCTGGCGTCCTATCTGGACCAGCTCGTGGCCTACGTGCGGGAGCAGTACCGCAAGCGCCGCGAGGGTTCGGAAGAGGACGACCCGTTGGATCAGGGAATCGCGAGGGACGCGGAGGGTCACTGA
- a CDS encoding MaoC family dehydratase, which translates to MPRTYQPGDTFTHVRECDRYRPIYYAGASGDYNPIHIDPEAGAAAGLNGNILQGLCTLGWVVEAIAGFVEDPGRVRRVKARFSRPVRPEDTITFQGRVTRVQDGRLTADISATNQRGEDVLKGAIVEASIE; encoded by the coding sequence ATGCCACGCACCTACCAGCCAGGCGACACGTTCACGCACGTCCGCGAGTGCGACCGGTACCGGCCGATTTATTACGCGGGCGCATCCGGGGACTACAACCCCATCCACATCGACCCGGAGGCGGGCGCCGCCGCCGGGCTCAACGGCAACATCCTCCAGGGGCTGTGCACCCTGGGCTGGGTGGTGGAGGCCATTGCCGGCTTCGTCGAGGATCCGGGGCGGGTGCGCCGGGTCAAGGCGCGCTTCTCGCGCCCCGTGCGGCCCGAGGACACCATCACGTTCCAGGGCCGCGTCACCCGTGTGCAGGACGGCCGTCTCACCGCGGACATCTCCGCCACCAACCAGCGCGGCGAGGACGTCCTGAAGGGCGCCATCGTCGAAGCCTCCATCGAGTAA
- a CDS encoding FAS1-like dehydratase domain-containing protein — protein MALDKRFIGREYGPYRYTLGEEKMREFTLALGGAKPGAGTPGEPPAHVSPLLHDAQAAKAGPHGGLIAFPSFAVVFAIRPFSAAIADPELNINMQMVVHGEQDLEFLDVMRPGDVMTTTGRIADLYERARMGFVIVTSESRNQHGTLVVKGTWTAIVRG, from the coding sequence ATGGCCCTCGACAAGCGCTTCATCGGCCGCGAATACGGCCCCTACCGCTACACCCTTGGCGAAGAGAAGATGCGCGAGTTCACCCTCGCGCTCGGCGGCGCGAAGCCCGGCGCCGGCACGCCGGGAGAGCCGCCCGCCCACGTCAGCCCGCTGCTCCACGACGCGCAGGCCGCGAAGGCGGGGCCGCATGGGGGCCTCATCGCCTTCCCCAGCTTCGCCGTCGTCTTCGCCATCCGCCCCTTCAGCGCCGCTATCGCCGACCCGGAGCTGAACATCAACATGCAGATGGTGGTGCACGGCGAGCAGGATTTGGAGTTCCTGGACGTGATGCGCCCCGGTGACGTGATGACGACCACGGGCCGCATCGCGGACCTCTACGAGCGGGCCCGCATGGGCTTCGTCATCGTCACCAGCGAGTCGCGCAACCAGCACGGCACCCTCGTGGTGAAGGGGACGTGGACGGCCATCGTCCGCGGCTAG
- a CDS encoding tetratricopeptide repeat protein has product MSTQRANQLIEAGLWLRLSGDSQGAQRLFERALELDPANARAREYLAAASGAASRGTTSPFQRPPESEPLPGRLMPTAADLPVAPVLEGDWGAWADGQGGPQDGDNKASPVVLPVASDGAPADVMELLARDVDLDFEEPVVTPSGDTDEYGVPEGNTQEFGLPAVESELDLLLRGAADLLELDDHSGAVDLLFKAKELAPTDSRVEALRVRSEQMLMSRLENKLGDLGRVPAVRLQPDDIIWLNLDHRAGFVLAQIDGTVSYEDLFSLSGMTRLDTARILAQLLDEGVIAPK; this is encoded by the coding sequence ATGAGCACCCAGCGCGCGAACCAGCTCATCGAGGCCGGGTTGTGGTTGCGTCTCAGCGGCGACTCGCAAGGCGCTCAGCGCCTCTTCGAGCGCGCGCTGGAGCTGGACCCCGCCAACGCTCGCGCGCGTGAATACCTGGCCGCGGCCTCGGGTGCCGCTTCGCGGGGAACGACCTCGCCCTTCCAACGGCCGCCCGAGTCCGAGCCGCTGCCCGGACGCCTGATGCCCACGGCCGCGGACCTGCCCGTGGCGCCGGTGCTGGAGGGGGACTGGGGCGCCTGGGCGGACGGGCAGGGGGGGCCGCAGGACGGTGACAACAAGGCCTCGCCGGTGGTGCTGCCCGTCGCATCCGATGGCGCGCCCGCGGATGTGATGGAGTTGCTGGCGCGCGACGTGGACCTCGACTTCGAGGAGCCCGTCGTCACCCCGTCAGGCGACACCGACGAGTACGGCGTCCCGGAGGGGAACACGCAGGAGTTCGGTCTCCCCGCGGTGGAGAGCGAGCTGGACCTGCTCTTGCGTGGAGCGGCGGACCTGCTGGAGCTGGACGACCACTCCGGCGCGGTGGACCTGCTCTTCAAGGCCAAGGAGCTGGCGCCCACGGACTCGCGGGTGGAGGCGCTGCGGGTGCGCAGCGAGCAGATGTTGATGTCGCGGCTGGAGAACAAGCTGGGCGACCTGGGACGGGTGCCCGCCGTGCGGCTCCAGCCGGACGACATCATCTGGCTCAACCTGGACCACCGCGCTGGCTTCGTGCTGGCCCAGATTGACGGCACGGTGAGCTACGAGGACCTCTTCTCGCTGTCGGGGATGACGCGGCTGGATACCGCGCGCATCCTCGCTCAGTTGCTCGACGAAGGCGTCATCGCCCCGAAGTGA